A window from Mycteria americana isolate JAX WOST 10 ecotype Jacksonville Zoo and Gardens unplaced genomic scaffold, USCA_MyAme_1.0 Scaffold_43, whole genome shotgun sequence encodes these proteins:
- the DLL3 gene encoding delta-like protein 3: MAALLLAALLALLSPPLVQPAGVLELRVLSARGGPGGPCGGPPSCRLVFRLCLRPPGGVGCSLGVAHSPPGPPPTPGAPRILRLPFAFPWPGTVSLVIESWRLEEAKGSGGPQDRLLGRAVARQHLSPGGPWRGGAGGGLRFGTRLRCRPPAHGPRCAPRCPPCPRRCPPAAACRPPHRCWPPCCARRRCREACAPPGANGSACSDGGTCTGHGSDSPAPRCATPGPGRPPAAPEAVAAPVAPAAPAVALVAPAAPAAAPAAPAVALEAPVVVPVAPAAAPEVPAAAPAAPATAPEAPVPAAAPVSSALLPAAGRLAIPEPLPEVPPSPCALGPCFNGGACAPAPAPGAGYTCRCPPGFRGSNCERRADRCADHLCLHGGQCRDLGRGAICKCRPGFSGRRCERNADDCTPNPCANGGTCQDGANAFTCSCTLGYAGADCRQRADACASGPCLHGATCYTHFSGHVCACPPGFMGSRCEEEVGGPPPAPQRRPPAPLALACALPLALLGPGVGLALAARRRRRLPGESSRAAETGGAPGTSPPGRERRPPRASATRV; this comes from the exons atggctgctctgctgctggccgccctcctcgccctcctctcccccccgtTG GTGCAGCCAGCCGGGGTGCTGGAGCTGCGGGTGCTGTCGGcacgggggggcccgggggggccgtgTGGGGGCCCCCCCTCTTGTCGCCTCGTCTTTCGCCTCTGCCTGCGGCCCCCCGGGGGGGTCGGCTGCAGCCTGGGGGTCGCCCACAGCCCCCCTGGACCCCCGCCCACCCCGGGGGCCCCCCGCATCCTCCGCCTGCCCTTCGCCTTCCCCTGGCCG GGCACCGTCTCCCTCGTCATCGAGTCGTGGCGGCTGGAGGAGGCCAAAGGCTCTGGGG GGCCCCAGGACCGGCTCTTGGGGCGCGCGGTGGCCCGCCAGCACCTCTCCCCAGGGGGTCCCTggcgggggggtgccggggggggccTGCGCTTCGGCACCCGCCTGcgctgccgcccccccgcccACGGCCCCCGCTgcgccccccgctgccccccctgcccccgccgctgcccccctgCCGCCGCCTGCCGGCCCCCCCACCGCTGCTGGCCCCCCTGCTGTGCCCGCC GCAGGTGCCGGGAAGCCTGTGCCCCGCCGGGTGCCAACGGCAGCGCCTGCTCCGACGGGGGCACCTGCACC GGTCACGGGAGCGACTCCCCGGCGCCGCGCTGCGCCACCCCCGGCCCGGGACGGCCGCCGGCAGCACCGGAAGCAGTGGCGGCCCCGGTAGCACCGGCAGCACCGGCGGTGGCCCTGGTGGCCCCGGCAGCACCAgcggcagcaccggcagcaccggCGGTGGCCCTGGAAGCACCAGTGGTGGTACCAGTGGCACCAGCGGCGGCCCCAGAAGTACcagcggcggcaccggcagcaCCAGCAACGGCCCCTGAAGCACCGGTGCCGGCAGCAGCGCCGGTGTCGTCGGCGTTgctcccggccgcggggcggTTGGCGATACCGGAGCCTCTCCCAGAGGTGCCGCCGTCCCCGTGTGCCCTCGGTCCCTGCTTCAACGGCGGTGCCTgcgccccggccccagcccctggTGCCGGCTACACttgccgctgcccgcccggcttCCGCGGCTCCAACTGCGAGCGCCGCGCCGACCGCTGCGCCGACCACCTCTGCCTGCACG GCGGCCAATGCCGGGACTTGGGTCGCGGCGCCATTTGCAAATGCCGACCGGGTTTTTCGGGGCGCCGGTGCGAACGCAACGCTGACGACTGTACCCCCAACCCCTGCGCCAACGGCGGCACCTGCCAGGACGGCGCCAACGCCTTCACCTGCTCCTGCACCCTCGGCTACGCCGGCGCCGATTGCCGCCAACGCGCCGACGCCTGCGCCTCTGGCCCTTGCCTGCACGGTGCCACCTGCTACACCCACTTCTCCGGCCACGTCTGCGCCTGTCCCCCCGGATTTATGGGGTCCCGCTGCGAGGAGGAGgttggggggccccccccggccccccagcgccgcccccccgcgcccctcgccCTCGCCTGCGCCCTCCCCCTCGCCCTGCTGggccccggcgtggggctggcGTTGGCAgcgcggcgacggcggcggctgccgggggagaG CAGCCGCGCGGCGGAAACGGGGGGTGCCCCCGGCACGAGCCCcccggggagggagcggcggcCGCCACGTGCCTCTGCCACCCGG gtgtgA
- the ERCC2 gene encoding general transcription and DNA repair factor IIH helicase subunit XPD isoform X2, whose product MKLNIDGLLVYFPYDYIYPEQFSYMLELKRTLDAKGHGVLEMPSGTGKTVSLLSLIVAYQRARPLDVTKLIYCSRTVPEIEKVIEELRKLMDFYEKELGEKVPFLGLALSSRKNLCIHPEVSSLRFGKEVDSRCLSLTASYVRAQHQRDGSLPACRFFEDFDTHGREVPIPYGIYNLDDLKAHGRQKGWCPYFLARYSILHANIVVYSYHYLLDPKIADLVSKELARKSVVVFDEAHNIDNVCIDSMGVNITRRTLDRCQANVATLQATIQKGGSRQHPDSRAFCGVPEAVRRLPAGAGAGAAGGAGEPPRFPQGPLREGLHRAQAPAVLCRAAALTAADAGDRGRGRLLCHHPRRQLRHPRQHLRQGCMDASIAIKPVFERFQSVIITSGTLSPLDIYPKILDFRPVTMATFTMTLARTCLCPMIVGRGNDQVAISSKFETREDIAVIRNYGNLLLELSAVVPDGIVAFFTSYQYMENIVASWYEQGILENIQRNKLIFIETQDGAETSMALEKYQEACENGRGAILLSVARGKVSEGIDFVHHYGRAVIMFGVPYVYTQSRILKARLEYLRDQFQIRENDFLTFDAMRHAAQCVGRALRGKTDYGLMVFADKRFARADKRGKLPRWIQEHITDANLNLTVDEAVQVAKFFLRQMAQPFHQEDQLGLSLLTLEQLQSEEVLQRIEQIAQQV is encoded by the exons ATGAA GCTCAACATCGACGGTCTCCTGGTCTACTTCCCCTACGACTACATCTACCCCGAGCAGTTCTCCTACATGCTGGAGCTCAAGAGGACCTTGGACGCCAAG GGCCACGGTGTGCTGGAGATGCCCTCGGGGACCGGGAAGACGGTGTCGTTGCTGTCGCTCATCGTCGCCTATCAGCGG GCCCGGCCGCTGGACGTCACCAAACTCATCTACTGCTCCCGCACGGTGCCCGAGATTGAGAAG GTGATCGAGGAGCTGCGGAAGCTGATGGATTTCTACGAGaaggagctgggggagaaggtGCCGTTCCTGGGGCTGGCGCTGAGCTCCAGGAAGAACCTCTGCATCCACCCCGAG GTGTCCTCGCTGCGCTTCGGGAAGGAGGTGGACAGCCGGTGCCTGAGCCTGACGGCCTCCTACGTGCGGGCACAGCACCAGCGCGACGGATCCCTGCCCGCCTGCCGCTTCTTCGAG GATTTCGACACCCATGGGCGCGAGGTGCCTATCCCCTACGGCATCTACAACCTGGACGACCTGAAGGCCCACGGCCGCCAGAAGGGCTGGTGCCCTTATTTCCTCGCCCGCTACTCG ATTCTCCACGCCAACATCGTTGTCTACAGCTACCACTACCTGCTGGACCCCAAAATCGCCGACCTGGTCTCCAAGGAGCTGGCCAGGAAGTCAGTCGTGGTCTTCGATGAGGCCCACAACATTG ACAACGTTTGCATCGACTCCATGGGGGTGAACATCACGCGCCGGACGCTGGACCGCTGCCAGGCCAACGTGGCCACGCTTCAGGCCACCATCCAAAA AGGCGGTTCCCGGCAGCATCCGGACAGCCGAGCATTTTGTGGGGTTCCTGAAGCGGTTCGTCGCCTACCTGCGGGCGCGGGTGCGGGGGCCGCGGGTGGTGCAGGAGAGCCCCCCCGCTTTCCTCAAGGACCTCTACGAGAAGGTCTGCATCGAGCGCAAGCCCCTGCG GTTCTGTGCAGAGCGGCTGCACTCACTGCTGCGGACGCTGGAGATCGTGGACGTGGCCGACTTCTCTGCCATCACCCTCGTCGCCAACTTCGCCACCCTCGTCAGCACCTACGCCAAGG CTGCATGGACGCCTCCATCGCCATCAAACCCGTCTTCGAGCGCTTCCAGTCAGTCATCATCACGTCAGGG aCTCTCTCCCCACTGGACATTTACCCCAAAATCCTGGATTTCCGCCCCGTCACCATGGCAACCTTCACCATGACGCTGGCCCGGACCTGCCTGTGCCCCATG ATTGTGGGTCGTGGCAATGACCAGGTGGCCATCAGCTCCAAGTTTGAGACACGCGAGGACATTG ctgtcATCCGCAACTACGGGAacctgctgctggagctgtcGGCCGTGGTCCCCGATGGCATCGTCGCCTTCTTCACCAGCTACCAGTACATGGAGAATATCGTGGCCTCCTGGTACGAGCAG GGCATCCTGGAGAACATCCAGCGGAACAAGCTCATCTTCATCGAGACTCAGGACGGGGCCGAGACCAGCATGGCCCTGGAGAAGTACCAGGAG GCCTGCGAGAATGGCCGGGGTGCCATCCTGCTCTCCGTGGCCCGCGGCAAAGTGTCGGAAGGCATCGATTTCG TGCACCACTACGGCAGAGCTGTCATCATGTTCGGGGTGCCCTACGTCTACACCCAGAGCCGCATCCTGAAG gcccGGCTGGAATACCTCCGGGACCAGTTCCAGATCCGGGAGAATGATTTCCTCACCTTCGATGCCATGCGCCATGCCGCCCAGTGCGTCGGCCGGGCCCTGCGCGGCAAAACCGACTATGGCCTCATGGTCTTCGCCGACAAG CGCTTCGCCCGGGCGGACAAGCGGGGGAAGCTGCCGCGGTGGATCCAGGAGCACATCACCGACGCCAACCTCAACCTGACGGTGGACGAGGCGGTGCAGGTGGCCAAGTTCTTCCTGCGCCAGATGGCTCAGCCCTTCCACCAG GAGGACCagctggggctgtccctgctgacgctggagcagctgcagtcaGAGGAGGTTCTGCAGCGGATCGAGCAGATCGCTCAGCAGGTGTGA
- the ERCC2 gene encoding general transcription and DNA repair factor IIH helicase subunit XPD isoform X1: MKLNIDGLLVYFPYDYIYPEQFSYMLELKRTLDAKGHGVLEMPSGTGKTVSLLSLIVAYQRARPLDVTKLIYCSRTVPEIEKVIEELRKLMDFYEKELGEKVPFLGLALSSRKNLCIHPEVSSLRFGKEVDSRCLSLTASYVRAQHQRDGSLPACRFFEDFDTHGREVPIPYGIYNLDDLKAHGRQKGWCPYFLARYSILHANIVVYSYHYLLDPKIADLVSKELARKSVVVFDEAHNIDNVCIDSMGVNITRRTLDRCQANVATLQATIQKIKETDARRLADEYRRLVEGLREASMARETDLYLANPVLPDEILQEAVPGSIRTAEHFVGFLKRFVAYLRARVRGPRVVQESPPAFLKDLYEKVCIERKPLRFCAERLHSLLRTLEIVDVADFSAITLVANFATLVSTYAKGFTIIIEPFDDRTPTIANPILHFSCMDASIAIKPVFERFQSVIITSGTLSPLDIYPKILDFRPVTMATFTMTLARTCLCPMIVGRGNDQVAISSKFETREDIAVIRNYGNLLLELSAVVPDGIVAFFTSYQYMENIVASWYEQGILENIQRNKLIFIETQDGAETSMALEKYQEACENGRGAILLSVARGKVSEGIDFVHHYGRAVIMFGVPYVYTQSRILKARLEYLRDQFQIRENDFLTFDAMRHAAQCVGRALRGKTDYGLMVFADKRFARADKRGKLPRWIQEHITDANLNLTVDEAVQVAKFFLRQMAQPFHQEDQLGLSLLTLEQLQSEEVLQRIEQIAQQV, encoded by the exons ATGAA GCTCAACATCGACGGTCTCCTGGTCTACTTCCCCTACGACTACATCTACCCCGAGCAGTTCTCCTACATGCTGGAGCTCAAGAGGACCTTGGACGCCAAG GGCCACGGTGTGCTGGAGATGCCCTCGGGGACCGGGAAGACGGTGTCGTTGCTGTCGCTCATCGTCGCCTATCAGCGG GCCCGGCCGCTGGACGTCACCAAACTCATCTACTGCTCCCGCACGGTGCCCGAGATTGAGAAG GTGATCGAGGAGCTGCGGAAGCTGATGGATTTCTACGAGaaggagctgggggagaaggtGCCGTTCCTGGGGCTGGCGCTGAGCTCCAGGAAGAACCTCTGCATCCACCCCGAG GTGTCCTCGCTGCGCTTCGGGAAGGAGGTGGACAGCCGGTGCCTGAGCCTGACGGCCTCCTACGTGCGGGCACAGCACCAGCGCGACGGATCCCTGCCCGCCTGCCGCTTCTTCGAG GATTTCGACACCCATGGGCGCGAGGTGCCTATCCCCTACGGCATCTACAACCTGGACGACCTGAAGGCCCACGGCCGCCAGAAGGGCTGGTGCCCTTATTTCCTCGCCCGCTACTCG ATTCTCCACGCCAACATCGTTGTCTACAGCTACCACTACCTGCTGGACCCCAAAATCGCCGACCTGGTCTCCAAGGAGCTGGCCAGGAAGTCAGTCGTGGTCTTCGATGAGGCCCACAACATTG ACAACGTTTGCATCGACTCCATGGGGGTGAACATCACGCGCCGGACGCTGGACCGCTGCCAGGCCAACGTGGCCACGCTTCAGGCCACCATCCAAAA GATCAAGGAGACGGACGCGCGGCGGCTGGCAGACGAGTACCGGCGCCTGGtggaggggctgcgggaggccAGCATGGCGCGGGAGACCGACCTCTACCTTGCCAACCCCGTGCTGCCGGATGAGATCCTGCAGG AGGCGGTTCCCGGCAGCATCCGGACAGCCGAGCATTTTGTGGGGTTCCTGAAGCGGTTCGTCGCCTACCTGCGGGCGCGGGTGCGGGGGCCGCGGGTGGTGCAGGAGAGCCCCCCCGCTTTCCTCAAGGACCTCTACGAGAAGGTCTGCATCGAGCGCAAGCCCCTGCG GTTCTGTGCAGAGCGGCTGCACTCACTGCTGCGGACGCTGGAGATCGTGGACGTGGCCGACTTCTCTGCCATCACCCTCGTCGCCAACTTCGCCACCCTCGTCAGCACCTACGCCAAGG GTTTCACCATCATCATCGAGCCCTTCGACGACAGGACCCCCACCATTGCCAACCCCATCCTGCACTTCAG CTGCATGGACGCCTCCATCGCCATCAAACCCGTCTTCGAGCGCTTCCAGTCAGTCATCATCACGTCAGGG aCTCTCTCCCCACTGGACATTTACCCCAAAATCCTGGATTTCCGCCCCGTCACCATGGCAACCTTCACCATGACGCTGGCCCGGACCTGCCTGTGCCCCATG ATTGTGGGTCGTGGCAATGACCAGGTGGCCATCAGCTCCAAGTTTGAGACACGCGAGGACATTG ctgtcATCCGCAACTACGGGAacctgctgctggagctgtcGGCCGTGGTCCCCGATGGCATCGTCGCCTTCTTCACCAGCTACCAGTACATGGAGAATATCGTGGCCTCCTGGTACGAGCAG GGCATCCTGGAGAACATCCAGCGGAACAAGCTCATCTTCATCGAGACTCAGGACGGGGCCGAGACCAGCATGGCCCTGGAGAAGTACCAGGAG GCCTGCGAGAATGGCCGGGGTGCCATCCTGCTCTCCGTGGCCCGCGGCAAAGTGTCGGAAGGCATCGATTTCG TGCACCACTACGGCAGAGCTGTCATCATGTTCGGGGTGCCCTACGTCTACACCCAGAGCCGCATCCTGAAG gcccGGCTGGAATACCTCCGGGACCAGTTCCAGATCCGGGAGAATGATTTCCTCACCTTCGATGCCATGCGCCATGCCGCCCAGTGCGTCGGCCGGGCCCTGCGCGGCAAAACCGACTATGGCCTCATGGTCTTCGCCGACAAG CGCTTCGCCCGGGCGGACAAGCGGGGGAAGCTGCCGCGGTGGATCCAGGAGCACATCACCGACGCCAACCTCAACCTGACGGTGGACGAGGCGGTGCAGGTGGCCAAGTTCTTCCTGCGCCAGATGGCTCAGCCCTTCCACCAG GAGGACCagctggggctgtccctgctgacgctggagcagctgcagtcaGAGGAGGTTCTGCAGCGGATCGAGCAGATCGCTCAGCAGGTGTGA
- the CKM gene encoding creatine kinase M-type, with protein sequence MPFSNTHNKYKLKFSAEEEFPDLSQHNNHMAKVLTPALYQRLRDKETPSGFTLDDVIQTGVDNPGHPFIMTVGCVAGDEESYEVFKELFDPVIQDRHGGYKPTDKHRTDLNHENLKGGEDLDPKYVLSSRVRTGRSIKGYSLPPHCSRGERRAIEKLSVSALNSLEGEFKGRYYPLKAMTEQEQQQLIDDHFLFDKPVSPLLLASGMARDWPDARGIWHNDNKTFLVWVNEEDHLRVISMEKGGNMKEVFRRFCVGLKKIEEIFKKAGHPFMWTEHLGYILTCPSNLGTGLRGGVHVRLPKLSQHPKFEEILKRLRLQKRGTGGVDTAAVGAVFDISNADRLGFSEVEQVQMVVDGVKLMVEMEKKLEQNQPIDDMIPAQK encoded by the exons ATGCCGTTCAGCAACACCCACAACAAGTACAAGCTGAAGTTCTCGGCGGAGGAGGAGTTCCCGGACCTCTCCCAGCACAACAACCACATGGCCAAGGTCCTCACCCCCGCCCTCTACCAGCGCCTGCGCGACAAGGAGACCCCCAGCGGCTTCACCCTCGATGACGTCATCCAGACCGGCGTCGACAACCCTG gccACCCCTTCATCATGACGGTGGGCTGCGTGGCCGGGGATGAGGAGTCCTACGAGGTCTTCAAGGAGCTCTTTGACCCCGTGATCCAGGACCGCCATGGTGGCTACAAACCCACTGACAAGCACCGCACCGACCTCAACCACGAGAACCTCAAg GGGGGGGAGGACCTGGACCCCAAGTACGTGCTGAGCAGCCGGGTGCGCACGGGGCGCAGCATCAAGGGCTACTCGCTGCCCCcccactgcagccggggagagcGCCGTGCCATCGAGAAGCTGTCTGTCAGCG CCCTGAACAGCCTGGAGGGGGAGTTCAAGGGCCGGTACTACCCGCTGAAGGCCATGacggagcaggagcagcagcagctcatcgACGACCATTTCCTCTTCGACAAGCCGGTCTCGCCCCTGCTGCTGGCCTCGGGCATGGCCCGGGACTGGCCCGACGCCCGCGGCATCTG GCACAATGACAACAAGACCTTCCTGGTGTGGGTGAACGAGGAGGACCACCTCCGCGTCATCTCCATGGAGAAAGGGGGGAACATGAAGGAGGTGTTCAGGCGCTTCTGCGTCGGCCTCAAGAAG ATCGAGGAGATCTTCAAGAAGGCGGGCCACCCCTTCATGTGGACGGAGCACTTGGGCTACATCCTGACCTGTCCCTCCAAcctggggacggggctgcgggggggcgtCCACGTCCGCCTGCCCAAGCTCAGCCAGCACCCCAAGTTTGAGGAGATCCTCAAGCGCCTCCGCCTCCAGAAGCGTGGCACAG gtggggTGGACACCGCGGCCGTGGGCGCCGTCTTCGACATCTCCAACGCCGACCGCCTGGGGTTCTCGGAGGTGGAGCAGGTGCAGATGGTGGTGGATGGGGTGAAGCTGATGGTGGAGATGGAGAAGAAGCTGGAGCAGAACCAGCCCATCGACGACATGATCCCCGCCCAAAAATAG